ATCATTGCCCCCCTCCCAGCCGCTCCTCCAGGGCGCGCGCCGCCCGCGTGGTGAGCAACAGCGCGGGATAGCGCAGCAGGTCATACACGTTGACCGCGTTCACCGGCAAGACCTTGAACGCAGCCAAGTTGCGCAGCGCTAACACTACTTTCTCTTCGCCCTCGGCCAGCAAAATAAGGGCGCTCTCCAATCCCAATCGCTTGAGCGCCGCCGCCGCCACCTTGGTCTTGAGTTCGGGCAGGGAGAACTCTTCGACCACCACCACGCGGCCCTGCTGCGCCCGGTCCGACAGCGCCAGACATAGCGCCTTGAGCCAGCTCTTCTTATTAATCCGATAGGAATAGTCGCGCGGCTGAGGGCCGAAAGTAGTCCCGCCATGGCGCCACAATGGCGAGCGCGTGGAGCCGGCGCGAGCCCGTCCGGTATGCTTTTGCTTCCACGGCTTAATCCCGCCGCCCGAAATCAGGCCGCGGGTCTTGGTCGCCGCGGTACCCGCCCGCCGGTTGGCCATTTGCATGCGCACCGCCTCGTGCATCAGCGCCGGGTCACCCTGATGGCGAAAGACGGCCGCGCTCAACTCGATTTCGCCACTGGCTTGCTGGCTGGCCGAGAACAGCGGCAGACGGGTAGTCGCGCTCTCTGTAATCGAATCAGCCATGAGCTCGCTCCGCTTCGCTACGCCGATGTTTGGTGGCATGGCGCACTATCACCAACCCGCCGCGCGCCCCCGGAATCGCTCCGGCGATCACAATGGCCTGATCCTCAGGCCGCACTTGTAAGACTTCCAAATTAGGCACCGTCACCGCCGCATTACCCATCTGCCCGGCCATCCGCAGGCCCTTGAAGACCCGGCCGGGATAGCTGCGGTTACCGATGGATCCACCGTGGCGAAAGTACTCGTGAGTGCCATGAGAGCCGGGAAAGCCGGCGAAGTGATGGCGCTTGATGACGCCGGCGTAACCGTGTCCCTTGGAGACTCCGGCCACGTCCACCCGGTCGCCCGCCTTAAACACCTCGGCCACGGTCACCGCCTGACCCACTTTAAGCTCACCCTCGCCCAGGCGCTGAAACTCGCGCGTGGCCTCGCCCGGAGCGACTTCTGCCTTGGCGAAGTGGCCGCGCAGCGGTGCCGTGATCCGCGAGGAGCGCCTGCGCCCGAAACTCACCTGCACGCCATCGTAGCCGTCGGTGGGGACAGTCTTGAGCTGGGTCACACTGCACGGCCCTAACTCCACCACCGTCACGGCGCGCAGCCGCCCGCTGGCGTCGGCCACTTCCGTCATGCCCAATTTCTTGCCGATCAATCCGCTCAGCACGTTCCTACTCAAGTTTGATTTCGACATCGACGCCGGCCGCCAAGTCCAGCTTGCCCAGGGCGTCGATAGTCTGTTGCGTGGGTTCGAGCACGTCCAGCAGCCGCTTATGTGTGCGAATCTCGAACTGCTCGCGCGATTTCTTGTCCACGTGGGGCGAGCGGTTGACGGTGAAGCGCTCGATCCGGGTGGGAAGTGGAATGGGTCCCGCCACCCGACCGCCAGTGCGCCGGATAGTATCGACGATCTCGCGCACCGATTGATCGAGCAAGCGGTAATCGTACGCCTTAAGACGTATCCGTATCTTATCGTTCATCCTGTCTGCCACGTCCCAAGGCTCCTGTTCGACGTACCCCTGGACCAGGCCAAAGCGCCCGACCTGTTACTTAATAATCTTGGAAACCACACCCGCGCCCACGGTCCGTCCGCCCTCGCGGATAGCGAAGCGCAAGCCTTCATCCATCGCCACGGGCGTGATCAGCTCGCCAACAATCTTGATGTTGTCGCCCGGCATGACCATTTCGGTCCCCTCGGGCAGATGCAGGACTCCGGTCACGTCGGTGGTGCGGAAATAGAACTGCGGCCGATAGCCGGTGAAAAACGGCGTATGACGCCCGCCCTCTTCCTTGGTCAGAATATAAGCCGAGGCCTCGAAATTGGTATGCGGCGTGATCGATCCGGGCTGAGCCAGGACCTGCCCCCGCTCGACCTCCTCGCGCTTCACGCCGCGCAGCAGGACACCGACGTTATCGCCCGCCTGGCCCTCGTCCAGAATCTTACGAAACATCTCGACCCCGGTGACCACAGTCTTCTGCGTATCGCGGAAGCCGACGATTTCCACTTCCTCGCCAACCTTGATCCGACCCCGTTCCACTCGGCCGGTGACCACGGTGCCGCGGCCGGAGATCGAAAAAACGTCCTCGATTGGCATCAGGAAGGGGCGGTCAACCTCGCGCTCCGGCTGCGGCACATAGCTATCCACCGCATTCATCAGCTCCAGGATCGGCTTGCAGTTGGCGCAATCATCCTTGCCGCAACCGCATTCCAGCGCCTTCAGCGCGCTACCCCGGATAATGGGAATATCGTCGCCGGGAAACTCGTACTTCTTGAGCAGGTCGCGCACTTCCAACTCGACCAGATCAAGCAGCTCCGGATCGTCGACCATGTCCACCTTGTTCATGAAGACCACGATCGAGGGCACGCCGACCTGGCGCGCCAGCAGGATATGCTCGCGGGTTTGCGGCATCGGCCCGTCGTTGGCCCCCACCACTAAGATCGCACCATCCATCTGGGCCGCGCCAGTGATCATGTTCTTGATGTAGTCGGCATGGCCTGGGCAATCGACGTGGGCGTAATGGCGCTTGGCGGTCTCGTACTCGACGTGTGCGATCGCGATGGTGATGCCGCGCTCGCGCTCCTCGGGTGCCTTGTCGATCTGATCGAAGGCTACGAAATGGGCCAGCTTGCGCGCCGCCAGGACCCGGGTGATGGCCGCGGTCAGAGTCGTCTTGCCGTGATCGATATGGCCGATCGTGCCGACGTTGGCGTGCGGCTTGTTACGTTCGAATTTAGCCTTGCCCATGTTCTGCCCTCCGCTTTAACCCTCTTGAAGCCTCAAGCCCGCGCCCTTTCGCCTTCGTTGGCACGCGCCATTAGTTCTTCGTAAATCTGCTGCGGCACCGCTTCGTAGGCCGCAAACTGCATCGTATAGGTCGCTCGTCCCTGCGTGATCGAGCGCAGCCGGGTCGCATACCCGAACATCGTGGCCAGCGGCACCCGCGCCTCAACCACTTGCGCTCCAGCCCGGCTCTCCATGCTCAGAATCTTGCCGCGGCGGGAATTGATATCGCCGATCACCTCGCCCATGAACTCCTGTGGCGTCACCACTTCCACTTCCATCACTGGCTCCAAAAGGATCGGGCTGGCCTTCTCGGCCGCCTCCCGAAATGCCATCGAGCCGGCGATCTTGAAGGCGATTTCCGAGGAGTCCACTTCATGATATTGGCCGTCGAGCAGGGTAGCCCGGATATCCACCATTGGATAGCCCGCCAACACCCCGTTCTCCATCGATTCCTTAACCCCGGTCTCCACCGATGGAATGAAGTTGCGCGGAATCGAACCGCCCTTGGTGGCGTCGACAAACTCGAACCCGGTGCCTTTGCCCAGCGGCTCGACTCGCAGCAAGACCACGCCAAACTGGCCGTGGCCGCCGGTCTGACGCACAAAGCGTCCCTCGGCTTCCACCGTACGCCGAATAGTCTCGCGATAGGCCACCTGGGGCTTGCCGATTGTGGCGTCGACCTTGAACTCGCGCAGCAGCCGATCGACGATAATCTCTAGATGCAGCTCGCCCATCCCGGCTATCAGGGTCTGCCCGGTTTCGGTATCGGTGGAAACCCGGAAGGAAGGATCCTCCTTGGCCAGCTTGTTGAGCGACTCGCCCAGCTTATCCTGGTCGGCCTTGGTCTTGGGCTCGATCGCAATGCGGATAACCGGCTCGGGAAACTCGATCGATTCCAGAATGATCGGATGGGCCGGGTCGCACAGGGTATCGCCGGTGGTGGTATCGCGCAATCCGACCGCGGCAATATCGCCTGCCAGCACCTCGGTGATTTCTTCACGCTTGTTGGCGTGCATTTTCAAAATCCGTCCGATGCGCTCGCGCTTACCCTTGGTCGAGTTGAGCACCGAGGAGCCACTTTCTAGGCTGCCCGAATAAACCCGCAAGAAGGTCAGGGTGCCCAGGTAGGGATCGGTCATGATCTTGAACGCCAACGCGGCGAAGGGAGCATCGTCGCGTGGCCAGCGCTCCTCGACCTTCTCGCCCACCAAGCCGGTGACCGGCGGCACGTCCGCCGGCGAGGGCAGATAGTCCACCACCGCGTCGAGCATCGGCTGCACGCCCTTGTTACGAAAGGCCGAGCCCATCAGGACCGGGACCACTTTCATCTCCAAGGTGGCGCGGCGTAGCACCTGGCGAATCAGCTCGGGCGCGGGCTTCTTGCCCTCCAGATAAAGCTCCATCAGGGCTTCGTCGTGGTCGGCCAGAATTTCCACGATCCGCTCGCGCGCGGCTTCGCTCTCGGCCACCCGATCGGCGGGAATCGGCTCCAGCCGGTACTGTGCGCCCAGCGTATCCTTGTCCCAGATCAGAGTGCGCGCTTCGATCAGGTCGATCACACCGGTAAAGCGTTCTTCGCTGCCCACCGGCAGTTGAATCAGCACCGGCACCGCCTTGAGTTTGTCGCGAATCTCCTCGACCACGCGTTCGTACTCGGCGCCGACCCGGTCCATCTTGTTGATGAAGGCGATGCGCGGAACGCGGTACTTGTCGGCCTGGCGCCACACGGTCTCCGATTGCGGCTCTACACCGCCCACCGCGCAAAAGACCGCCACTGCGCCGTCGAGCACGCGCAAGCTGCGTTCCACCTCGATTGTGAAGTCGACGTGACCGGGCGTATCGATGAGATTGATACGGTGGTCACGCCAAAAACAGGTGGTAGCAGCCGACGTGATGGTAATGCCGCGCTCCTGCTCCTGGACCATCCAATCCATCGTCGCGGTCCCTTCGTGGACCTCGCCGATGCGGTAATTGATCCCGGTGTAGTACAGCACCCGTTCGGTCGTGGTGGTCTTGCCGGCATCGATGTGCGCCATAATGCCGATATTGCGCACCCGTTCTATCGGTGTTTCACGAGCCATGAAAAAACTACTTGGTTAAACTGAGTTACCAGCGATAATGGGCGAAAGCTTTATTGGCTTCCGCCATGCGATGAGTATCTTCGCGCTTCTTGACCGCACCGCCGCGGTTGGCCGCAGCTTCCCCGATCTCGGCCGCCAGCCGTTCCACCATAGATTTCTCGCTCCGCGAGCGCGACGCTTGCGCCAGCCAGCGCATTGCCAGCGAGGAGCGCCGCACCGGCCGCACCTCCACCGGTACCTGGTAGTTGGCCCCGCCCACCCGGCGCGATCGCACCTCGACCGCGGGTCGCACATTTTCTAGCGCCCGCTTGAAGACAGCCAGCCCCTCTTCCTTGGTACGCTCGGCCACCAAGTCCAGCGCGCCATAGAAAATCTGCTCGGCACGCGACTTCTTGCCCCGTTCCATCACGGTATTGATAAACTTAGCTACCGTGCGATCGTGAAACTTTGGATCCTCGGCAACCTCACGTAACTTGATTGAACCTTTGCGTGGCATTTTCTTATTTACTTAGGTTTCTTCGAGCCATATTTGGAGCGGCCCTGCCGCCGCTCCTGCACTCCGATTGAATCCAGCGTGCCGCGCACCACGTGGTAGCGCACGCCGGGCAAATCCTTGACCCGACCGCCGCGGATCAGCACCACCGAGTGCTCCTGCAAATTGTGTCCGACCCCGGGGATATAGGTCGTTACTTCATAACCGTTGGACAACCGCACGCGTGCTACCTTACGGAGCGCCGAATTGGGCTTCTTCGGCGTCGAGGTGTAAACCCGAGTGCAGACGCCGCGCTTTTGGGGCGAGGCTTGCAGGGCCGGAGCACTGGTTTTATAGCGCTTTTTGACCCGCGCACCGCGGATAAGCTGGTTAATCGTTGGCACCTTAAAAACTCTTCTCTTCCCTTCGACCGCTGCCCGGAATCCGCCGCCCCCGCCGGTCGAAATTGCTCTGGCTCTTCATGCCCCATCGGGCCGATGGGTGTTTCACTATACTGGTTGGCCCCACCGCTTCCAAGCGGGCGCCTGAGACACAAACGAACCGCCCAAGGGCCTTATACCCTTGGGCGTAACTGATGATATTTACGGACTTGCGAGGGCCGTGTCAACGGCCCTCGCATTTTCATCTTGGCCTACCTAGGCTGACGCTGCTCGCAGCCGTCCTTTAGCGGCTTTCCAGCAGTTCACCTTCCAGTCCGGGCTTGCCCACCGCTTCCCCTTCACTCCCACCCTCGACGTGGACTGTCACCTGGTTATAGCTCGACAGCCCGGTCCCGGCAGGGATCAAGCGACCCATGATGACGTTTTCCTTAAGCCCCACGAGGCGGTCTATCTTGCCGTTGATCGCCGCTTCGGTCAGCACCTTGGTAGTCTCCTGGAAGGAGGCGGCCGAAATGAAGCTCTCGGTGGACAGCGAGGCCTTGGTGATTCCTAGGAGTAGTGGCTCGGCGATCGCCGGCTCGCCGCCCTTTTCAAGAACCCGGCCGTTTTCCTCTTCGAAACGCCATTTTTCGGCCTGGTCACCGACCAGAAAATCGGTATCGCCAACCTCTTTGATGCGGACCCGACGCAGCATCTGGCGCACGATCACTTCGATATGCTTGTCGTTGATCCGCACGCCCTGTAGGCGATAGATTTCCTGGATTTCGTCCACCAGGTATTTGGCCAGCGCCTTCTCGCCCAGGATCGTCAGTATGTCGTGTGGATTGGAGGAACCCTCCATCAACGGTTCGCCGGCCTTGATAACATCGCCCTCGTGTACGCCGATATGCTTGCCCTTGGGGATCAGATACTCGCGCGGTTCGCCGACCTCCGGAGTCACCACCACCTTGCGCTTGCCCTTGGTATCCTTGCCGAAGGAGACTTGGCCGTCGATCTCGGAGATCACGGCGAATTCCTTGGGTTTGCGCGCTTCGAACAACTCGGCCACCCGCGGCAGCCCGCCCGTGATGTCCTTGGTCTTGGTGGTCTCGCGGGGAATCTTAGCCAGGATATCGCCGGGAAAGACCTCGGCTCCGTCGGCCACGTTGATATAGGCGCCAACCGGCAGGAAGTAGCGCGCCTGGGAATCGCTGCCCGGCAACTTGGCAGTCTTGGCCCCGGTGTCCTTGATGGAAATGCGTGGCCGTACGTCGAGGTCCTTGAACTCGACGATCACGTTGGAACGAGCGCCCGTACGCTCGTCCACCCGCTCCTCCATCGTGCGCCCCTCCAGGATATCGCCGTACTTGGCGATCCCGCCCACTTCGGTGATGATCGGAGTGGTATACGGATCCCATTCGGCAATGAGAGTGCCGGATTTAACCCGGTCGCCTTCGCCCTTGAGCAATTTGGCCCCGTACACCAGCGGGTAGCGCTCGCGCTCACGTTCACGCTGAACCGTGCCGTCGCCCAGCGGTTCAGCGATCGCAACCTCGCCGTGGCGCGACATTACCACCAGGTGGCCGTCGCGGCTGCGCACGGTATTGACCCCGTGCAGCCGCACTATCCCATCATTGCGCGCCTCCAAGGTGGTCTGCTCGGCGCGCCGGCTGGCGGTACCACCGATATGGAAGGTGCGCATCGTGAGCTGCGTGCCCGGCTCGCCGATCGACTGAGCCGCGATAATTCCGATCGCCTCGCCCAGGTTGACCAGATGGCCGCGCCCTAGGTCGCGCCCATAGCAACGCACGCACACCCCGCGGCGCGACTGGCAGGTCAGAACCGAGCGAATACTGACCTTTTCTAGCCCAGCATCCTCGATCAGCTTGACCCGGTCTTCGTCGATCGGCTCGTTGGCCCGCACCAGCACCTGATTGGTAAACGGATCGTGGATATCCTCCAGCGCTACCCGGCCTAGGACCCGGTCGCCCAACCCTTCAATGATCTCGCCGCCCTCCACCAGCGGCGTCATCTCGATACCATCCAGGGTGCCGCAATCCTCCTCGGTGATGATCGAATCCTGCGCTACGTCGACCAGACGGCGGGTCAGGTAGCCCGAGTTGGCGGTCTTGAGCGCAGTATCGGCCAGTCCCTTGCGCGCGCCGTGGGTCGAGATGAAGTACTGCAGCACGGTCAAGCCTTCGCGGAAATTGGCCGTGATCGGGGTTTCGATGATCTCGCCCGAGGGCTTGGCCATCAAGCCGCGCAGACCAGCGAGCTGACGAATCTGTTGCTCGGAGCCGCGCGCGCCGGAATCGGCCATGATGAAAATCGGATTGAAGGAGGGACCGGTGACCTCGTTCTTGTCACCGTCGCGAAAGACCTGGGTGGACAACCCCTTGAGCACTTCGCCGCCGATTTTGTCCTGAACCTCGGCCCAGATGTCGACCACCTTGTTGTAGCGCTCGCCGTCGGTGATGACGCCGTTGTTGTACTGCTTTTGAATCTCGGCGACCTGCTTTTGCGCCTCTTCCAGAAGCTTGGGCTTTTGCTCGGGGATTTTCATGTCCTTAATCGAAATCGAAATCCCCGCCCGGGTGGCGAATTCAAAGCCGATATCCTTGAGCCGATCGGCGAAGATGACAGTGGCCTTGTTGCCCGACTGGCGGTAGGCTAAATCGATAAGGTTGCCCAATTCGCGCTTTTTCATCGTCCGGTTGACTTCGGCAAAAGCCAGCCCCGGCGGTACGATCTCGTAGAGCAGCACCCGTCCTACCGTGGTCTCGACCAACGCTACTTCCGGGCCACGGCCGTCGCCGTTTGCCAGCGGCCGCAACTGATCTCCCTCCTCGACCGACAGATACAGAGCGTGCTCCTGCTTGACCACCGGCAGCCGTACCCGGACGCGGGCCTGGAGATCAACTTCGCCGTGGTCGTACGCGATCCGAACCTCCTCCGGCGAGGAAAATGTCCTGCCTTCGCCGCGCGCCAACGGTCGCTCGCGGGTCATGTAATACAGCCCCAACACCATGTCCTGGGTGGGCACGATGATAGGCTTGCCGCTGGCCGGCGACAAAATATTATTGGTGGACATCATCAGCACGCGGGCCTCGATCTGGGCCTCCACCGATAGCGGCACGTGCACCGCCATCTGGTCACCGTCGAAGTCGGCGTTGTAGGCCACGCAGACCAGGGGATGGAGCTGAATCGCCTTGCCCTCGATCAGCACCGGCTCGAAGGCTTGAATCCCCAGCCGATGCAGGGTTGGGGCGCGGTTGAGCAGCACCGGGTGCTCCCTGATTACCTCGTCCAGGATATCCCAGACGTCCTTGCCTTCCTTCTCGACGATTTTCTTGGCGCTCTTGATCGTGGTGACGTAGCCCTTCTCCTCCAGCTTGTTATAGATGAAGGGCTTGAACAGCTCCAAGGCCATCTTCTTGGGCAACCCACACTGATGCAGCCGCAGTTCAGGACCCACCACGATCACTGAACGTCCGGAATAATCCACTCGCTTGCCCAACAGATTCTGCCGGAAGCGACCCGATTTGCCCTTGAGCATGTCGCTGAGCGACTTGAGCGGCCGTTTGGAGGGACCCGTGATCGCCCGCCCACGCCGCCCGTTGTCGAACAGCGCATCCACTGCCTCCTGCAACATCCGCTTCTCGTTGCGAATGATAATGTCAGGAGCATTGAGTTCGATCAGCCGCTTGAGCCGATTGTTGCGGTTGATGACCCGCCGATACAGATCGTTCAGATCCGAGGTGGCGAAGCGACCGCCGTCCAACGGCACCAGCGGCCGCAGGTCGGGCGGGATGACCGGCAGGATGGTCAGGATCATCCACTCGGGCTTGTTGCCCGACTCGCGAAAGGCGTTGATCACCTTCAAGCGCTTGGCGACTTTTTTGCGCCGCGCCTCGGAGGAGGTGCTCTTCATCTCCTGGCGCAACTCCAACGCCAACTTGTCCAGTTCAAGCGCGCTTAACAGCCAGCGAATGGCCTCGGCTCCCATGTCGGCCTTGAAACCTTCACCGTACTGTTCGCGCGCCTCCCGATACTTGCGTTCGGTGAGCAGCTCGCGCGCCTGCAACGGAGTCTCGCCCGGGTCCAACACCACGTAGGACTCGAAATAGAGCACCTTCTCCAGTTCCTTCAGCGTCATGTCCAACAGGGTGCCGATGCGCGAGGGCAGCGACCGCAAAAACCAGATGTGAGCCACCGGTGCGGCCAAATCGATGTGACCCATGCGCTCGCGCCGAACCTTGGACTGAATCACCTCGACCCCGCACTTCTCGCACACCACCCCGCGATGGCGCATGCGCTTGTACTTGCCGCAATTGCACTCGTAGTCCTTGGTAGGGCCGAAAATCTTGGCGCAGAACAGCCCATCGCGCTCGGGCTTGAAAGTACGATAGTTGATGGTCTCGGGCTTCTTGACCTCGCCGTGCGACCACGACCGGATGGTTTCCGGCGCTGCGATCGAGATCCGAATGGCGTTGAAGGCCACGGGATTTTTGGGCTTGTCGAAAACTCCGAAAATGTCTTCCATATTACTTTTGCTCCCGCGCTGCCCCCTAGGCCCGCTCGGTTTCCTCCAGCAGGTCAATCTGCAGACACAGCGACTGCAGCTCTTTGACCATTACGTTGAAGGATTCCGGCAGCCCCGGCTCCAGCGTGTTCTCGCCCTTGACGATCGCCTCGTACATCCGTGTGCGGCCGGCCACGTCATCGCTCTTGACCGTGAGCATCTCCTGTAGCCCGTAGGCCGCGCCGTAGGCCTCCAGCGCCCACACTTCCATTTCGCCCAACCGCTGGCCACCGAACTGGGCCTTGCCGCCCAGCGGTTGCTGAGTAACCAGGCTGTAGGGGCCGGTGGAGCGGGCGTGAATCTTGTCTTCGACCAAGTGATGCAGCTTGAGCATGTACATCACGCCTACCGTCACCGGCTGCTCGAAGGGCAGCCCGGTGCGGCCGTCGTAAAGCTCGCACTGGCCGGAGTCGGGCAGATGGGCCCGCTTGAGCATCTGGAAGATTTCCTCTTCGCGCGCCCCGTCGAAGACCGGCGAGGCCAGGTGGATCCCCGCCAGGCAGCGGCTCGCCAGCTTGGGCAGCTCAGAATCGGGCAAGTCCTCGATAAAGTCCTGATTTTCTTTGCCAGGATACAGATCGAGCAACTTCTTGCGCAATTGGGCCGGCGTGATTGAGTCGTGCAGATCGCGCTCGAGCTGGCGACCCAACTCGCGTGCCGCCCAGCCCAAATGAGTTTCCAAAATCTGCCCCACATTCATGCGCGAGGGCACTCCCAGCGGATTAAGCACCATGTCCACCGGCGTGCCGTCGGCCAGGTAGGGCATGTCCTGCTCGGGCAGGATGCGCGATAGCACGCCCTTGTTGCCATGGCGGCCAGCCATCTTGTCGCCAACCTGTAGGCGGCGCTTGATCGCCACGAACACCTTGATCATCTTAATCACGCCCGCCGGCAGTTCGTCGCCCGCGCGCAAGCGTTCGATCTTACTGCCGTAGCGCGAGCTGACCTGGCTGACGTTCTGCTCCATAGCCTCCAGCGCCTGGCTGACCTCGTTGCTGGCGCTCTCGCTCTCCACTCGCAACTGGCCCCACAACGGCACCGGCAGCTCGTCGATGTCGTCGGCCGTCACCTGATGCCCCTTGGGGAGCACCACCCGCCGATCGTCGGAAATGATCCGCGCCGTCAGCTCCTTGCCCACCAGCGCGCGCTTGAGCTTGCGCGCGGTCTGCTGGCGAATGATGCGGACCTCTTCGACTTCGTCCTGTTTGAGCCGCTCGATCTCGATATGTTCGATCTCCTGGGTGCGGTCGTCCTTGGCTACCCCACGGCGCGAAAAAACCCGGGCATTGATGACCGTGCCTTCGACCCCCGGCGGTACCCGCAGACTGGTGTCGCGCACCTCGCCAGCCTTCTCGCCGAAGATCGCGCGTAGCAACTTTTCCTCGGGGCTAAGCTGGGTCTCGCCCTTGGGTGTAATCTTGCCCACCAGGATATCGCCCGGACGCACCTCGGCGCCGATCCGGATAATTCCGCTGGCATCAAGATTCTTGAGCGCCTCTTCGCCCACGTTGGGGATGTCGCGCGTGATTTCTTCCTGACCCAGCTTGGTGTCGCGCGCGATACACTCGAATTCCTCGATATGGACCGAGGTGAAGAGGTCTTCCTTGACCACGCGCTCCGAGATCAGAATGGAATCCTCGAAGTTGTAGCCGCCCCACGGCATGAAGGCCACCAACACGTTGCGCCCGAGCGCCAGCTCGCCCTTGTCGGTGGAGGGGCCATCGGCGATTACGTCACCGGCCTTGACCCGCTCGCCCTTGATCACCACCGGACGCTGGTTGATACAGGTGTTCTGGTTGGAGCGCTGATACTTGATCAGGTTGTAGATATCCACCCCAGCGTCATGCGGATCGCGCCCCTGGCGGTCGGCGCGCACCACGATGCGTTCGGCGTCTACGCTCTCCACCACCCCGTCGCGCCTGGCCAGCACGGTTACCCCCGAGTCCCGCCCCACCGTCTTCTCCAACCCCGTACCCACCAGCGGGGCCTCGGTCTTGAGCAACGGCACCGCCTGGCGTTGCATATTGGATCCCATCAAGGCGCGGTTGGCGTCATCGTTCTCCAAAAACGGAATGAGCGAGGCCGCCACCGACACCAGCTGGTTAGGAGAGACGTCCATGTATTGGATTTCCTCGGGCCGCACCACCGTGAACTCGCCCCCAATTCGGGCCGAGACTAGCTCGCTGGTGAAGCGTCCGTGGCTGTCCAGCTCGGCATTGGCCTGCGCGATCACCTTCTCCTCTTCATCCAGCGCCGACAGATAGACCAGCCGATCGGTCACGCGGCTGTTCTCCACCACCCGATAGGGGGTTTCGATGAAGCCGAACTCGTTGACCCGGGCGTAGGTCGACAGCGCGGCGATAAGCCCGATATTGGGCCCCTCGGGGGTTTCGATTGGACAGACCCGTCCGTAATGAGTGGGATGAACGTCGCGCACCTCGAAGCCGGCGCGCTCGCGAGTCAGCCCGCCCGGCCCCAGCGCCGACAACCTGCGCTTGTGGGCTATTTCGGAGAGCGGGTTGGTCTGATCCATGAACTGAGAGAGCTGGGAGGA
The DNA window shown above is from Candidatus Binataceae bacterium and carries:
- the rpoB gene encoding DNA-directed RNA polymerase subunit beta codes for the protein MAQQAQVTSNLRLRRSFGKIRKIIDIPNLIEIQKRSYEEFLQLGVPLEERRDSGLQAVFKSVFPIKDFNETASLEFVSYELGEPKYDVDECHQRGMTFAAPLKVKIQLVIWDVEGGRRSIKNVKEQEVYFGEVPLMTRNGTFMVNGTERVIVSQLHRSPGVFFEHDKGKTHATGKLLFSARVIPYRGSWIDFEFDPRDVLYVRIDRRRKFPATVLLRALGMTTEDLLNYYYPKDVILLDGKQLAKEFNPSHLLGTRVSRDVRDPKSGEVLAREGRRFNKAIVRAMEQARITEVPIALDEVIGRVSAHNVIDTSTGEVLVQVNEELTEDTLEMLRARGIKKIEVLWTEDQPGGGPLRLTIAQDRMDEEMRRLNKDPGNPQDSGTVAMLEIYKRLRPGDPPTAETATTFFNDLFFNPERYDLSKVGRLKLNHKLKIDVPLEQGTLRREDILEVVRYLLNLKNGNGQVDDIDHLGNRRVRAVGELVENQFRIGLVRMERAIKERMSLQDIETLMPQELVNYKPAAAVIKEFFGSSQLSQFMDQTNPLSEIAHKRRLSALGPGGLTRERAGFEVRDVHPTHYGRVCPIETPEGPNIGLIAALSTYARVNEFGFIETPYRVVENSRVTDRLVYLSALDEEEKVIAQANAELDSHGRFTSELVSARIGGEFTVVRPEEIQYMDVSPNQLVSVAASLIPFLENDDANRALMGSNMQRQAVPLLKTEAPLVGTGLEKTVGRDSGVTVLARRDGVVESVDAERIVVRADRQGRDPHDAGVDIYNLIKYQRSNQNTCINQRPVVIKGERVKAGDVIADGPSTDKGELALGRNVLVAFMPWGGYNFEDSILISERVVKEDLFTSVHIEEFECIARDTKLGQEEITRDIPNVGEEALKNLDASGIIRIGAEVRPGDILVGKITPKGETQLSPEEKLLRAIFGEKAGEVRDTSLRVPPGVEGTVINARVFSRRGVAKDDRTQEIEHIEIERLKQDEVEEVRIIRQQTARKLKRALVGKELTARIISDDRRVVLPKGHQVTADDIDELPVPLWGQLRVESESASNEVSQALEAMEQNVSQVSSRYGSKIERLRAGDELPAGVIKMIKVFVAIKRRLQVGDKMAGRHGNKGVLSRILPEQDMPYLADGTPVDMVLNPLGVPSRMNVGQILETHLGWAARELGRQLERDLHDSITPAQLRKKLLDLYPGKENQDFIEDLPDSELPKLASRCLAGIHLASPVFDGAREEEIFQMLKRAHLPDSGQCELYDGRTGLPFEQPVTVGVMYMLKLHHLVEDKIHARSTGPYSLVTQQPLGGKAQFGGQRLGEMEVWALEAYGAAYGLQEMLTVKSDDVAGRTRMYEAIVKGENTLEPGLPESFNVMVKELQSLCLQIDLLEETERA
- the rpoC gene encoding DNA-directed RNA polymerase subunit beta'; protein product: MEDIFGVFDKPKNPVAFNAIRISIAAPETIRSWSHGEVKKPETINYRTFKPERDGLFCAKIFGPTKDYECNCGKYKRMRHRGVVCEKCGVEVIQSKVRRERMGHIDLAAPVAHIWFLRSLPSRIGTLLDMTLKELEKVLYFESYVVLDPGETPLQARELLTERKYREAREQYGEGFKADMGAEAIRWLLSALELDKLALELRQEMKSTSSEARRKKVAKRLKVINAFRESGNKPEWMILTILPVIPPDLRPLVPLDGGRFATSDLNDLYRRVINRNNRLKRLIELNAPDIIIRNEKRMLQEAVDALFDNGRRGRAITGPSKRPLKSLSDMLKGKSGRFRQNLLGKRVDYSGRSVIVVGPELRLHQCGLPKKMALELFKPFIYNKLEEKGYVTTIKSAKKIVEKEGKDVWDILDEVIREHPVLLNRAPTLHRLGIQAFEPVLIEGKAIQLHPLVCVAYNADFDGDQMAVHVPLSVEAQIEARVLMMSTNNILSPASGKPIIVPTQDMVLGLYYMTRERPLARGEGRTFSSPEEVRIAYDHGEVDLQARVRVRLPVVKQEHALYLSVEEGDQLRPLANGDGRGPEVALVETTVGRVLLYEIVPPGLAFAEVNRTMKKRELGNLIDLAYRQSGNKATVIFADRLKDIGFEFATRAGISISIKDMKIPEQKPKLLEEAQKQVAEIQKQYNNGVITDGERYNKVVDIWAEVQDKIGGEVLKGLSTQVFRDGDKNEVTGPSFNPIFIMADSGARGSEQQIRQLAGLRGLMAKPSGEIIETPITANFREGLTVLQYFISTHGARKGLADTALKTANSGYLTRRLVDVAQDSIITEEDCGTLDGIEMTPLVEGGEIIEGLGDRVLGRVALEDIHDPFTNQVLVRANEPIDEDRVKLIEDAGLEKVSIRSVLTCQSRRGVCVRCYGRDLGRGHLVNLGEAIGIIAAQSIGEPGTQLTMRTFHIGGTASRRAEQTTLEARNDGIVRLHGVNTVRSRDGHLVVMSRHGEVAIAEPLGDGTVQRERERERYPLVYGAKLLKGEGDRVKSGTLIAEWDPYTTPIITEVGGIAKYGDILEGRTMEERVDERTGARSNVIVEFKDLDVRPRISIKDTGAKTAKLPGSDSQARYFLPVGAYINVADGAEVFPGDILAKIPRETTKTKDITGGLPRVAELFEARKPKEFAVISEIDGQVSFGKDTKGKRKVVVTPEVGEPREYLIPKGKHIGVHEGDVIKAGEPLMEGSSNPHDILTILGEKALAKYLVDEIQEIYRLQGVRINDKHIEVIVRQMLRRVRIKEVGDTDFLVGDQAEKWRFEEENGRVLEKGGEPAIAEPLLLGITKASLSTESFISAASFQETTKVLTEAAINGKIDRLVGLKENVIMGRLIPAGTGLSSYNQVTVHVEGGSEGEAVGKPGLEGELLESR